From a region of the Hippopotamus amphibius kiboko isolate mHipAmp2 chromosome 3, mHipAmp2.hap2, whole genome shotgun sequence genome:
- the LOC130850152 gene encoding olfactory receptor 8H1-like, translated as MGRRNTTHASGFILMGLTDSEELQLVLFMLFLLIYLITVLGNAGMMLIIHLHLQLHTPMYFLLSHLSFLDLCYSTVITPKTLENLLTSTKYISSLKCFTQMYFFIFLGATECCLLSSMACDRYVAICNPLHYPVVMSIRRCCFLVFASYLIGLIDSFVNVLCMSRLDFCNSNRIYHFFCDGPAILALSCTDTHNIEIMIFISAGSTLVVSLSTISVSYVSILSTILKITSTSGKRKAFSTCTSHLLGVTIFYSSMIFTYLKPIKSYSLGKDQVASVFYTMVIPMLNPLIYSLRNKEVKNALIRAMQKTKGSRLLK; from the coding sequence ATGGGTAGAAGGAATACCACACATGCGTCTGGCTTCATCCTCATGGGACTGACAGATTCTGAAGAGCTCCAGCTGGTCCTCTTTATGCTGTTTCTCCTCATCTACCTGATCACTGTGCTGGGGAATGCAGGCATGATGCTGATCATCCACCTGCATCTCCAGCTTCACACTCCCATGTATTTTCTTCTCAGTCACCTGTCATTTCTTGACCTCTGTTACTCAACTGTCATCACCCCTAAAACCTTAGAAAACTTACTGACGTCCACCAAGTATATTTCATCTCTGAAATGCTTCACCCAGatgtatttctttatcttcttggGTGCCACTGAATGTTGTCTTCTTTCCTCAATGGCCTGTGATCGCTATGTAGCTATCTGCAACCCACTGCATTACCCAGTTGTTATGTCTATAAGACGCTGCTGCTTCCTAGTCTTTGCATCCTATTTGATTGGCTTGATAGACTCATTTGTCAATGTGCTTTGCATGAGCAGATTGGATTTCTGCAACTCCAATAGGATCTATCACTTTTTCTGTGACGGACCCGCAATTTTAGCCCTGTCCTGCACTGACACACATAACATTGAAATTATGATTTTCATTTCTGCTGGCTCCACCCTAGTGGTGTCTCTTAGCACAATATCTGTGTCCTATGTGTCCATCCTGTCTACTATCCTGAAAATCACTTCCACTTCAGGGAAGCGAAAAGCCTTCTCAACTTGCACCTCCCATCTCCTGGGCGTCACTATCTTTTACAGCTCtatgatttttacttatttaaaaccaATTAAGTCCTACTCCTTGGGAAAGGATCAAGTGGCTTCTGTTTTTTATACTATGGTCATCCCCATGCTTAATCCACTCATTTATAGTCttagaaacaaagaagtaaaaaatgcTCTCATTAGAGCCATGCAGAAGACAAAGGGCTCCAGGCtattaaaataa